One window of the Rosa rugosa chromosome 3, drRosRugo1.1, whole genome shotgun sequence genome contains the following:
- the LOC133741053 gene encoding pentatricopeptide repeat-containing protein At2g17210 has product MRVPSSTNLCNWHLKLKDLSSNGKWVELLCHYHQVNKAGLHPTHYSVFPPILKACSNLLSYSYGKSIHGWLIKTGCDSCTSIANSTMDFYIKTRDPDSALGVFNSVRWRDQVSWNIMVYGSLDLGNLEQGLWWFNKARVSVCGFQPNTSTLVLVIQACRRLRDKYEGLKVHGYVIRGGFCYISSVQNSLLSLYAEDDDMESAHKLFDEMSERDVISWSVMIGGHVHCVEAEIGMKMFRKMVCELGVEPDGVTAVSVLKGCASLRDLTMGTSLHGLVIYRGLDSDLFVGNSLIDMYAKCSDADSAFKVFEELPQRNRVSWNSMLSAFVHNERYMDALSLFYSMGKEGINADEVTLVNILQICKHLRLVDCKSVHCVTIRWGFESNELLLNSLIDAYAKCNCIELAWKLFDRMKKRDVVSWSTMIAGFTHCGRPDQAIAVFGEMTRLQVQDDQKPNEITLINLLEACSVSAELKWAKGAHGIAIRRGLSTADQVAVGTATVDMYSKCGAIGESRKVFDQISEKNIVSWSAMIAAYGMNGLAHEALALVEEMKLYGAKPNAVTTLSMLSACSHGGLVEEGLSLFNSLVQVYGIEPRLEHYACVVDMLGRAGKLHMAMDFIKNIPEGLKVTGENAAWSALLSACRSYGNSDVGAVAASHVLELEPESSTGYLLASSIYAAGGLWVDAASIRRMVKEKEVKVVAGYSLVYVDNKACRFVAGDIDCHSLAAGEMHSTVELLHACMKTEKRNAGNFDIID; this is encoded by the coding sequence ATGCGCGTTCCAAGCAGTACCAACCTCTGTAATTGGCATTTGAAGCTCAAAGACTTATCATCCAATGGAAAATGGGTAGAATTACTCTGCCACTACCATCAAGTAAACAAAGCTGGACTTCACCCAACACACTATTCAGTCTTCCCTCCAATTCTCAAAGCATGTTCAAACCTGCTTTCCTACTCCTATGGAAAATCTATACATGGGTGGTTGATCAAAACTGGGTGTGATTCATGCACTTCCATTGCTAACTCCACCATGGACTTCTACATCAAAACCAGGGACCCAGATTCTGCATTGGGTGTTTTTAACTCTGTGAGGTGGAGAGATCAAGTTTCTTGGAATATTATGGTTTATGGGAGCCTTGATCTGGGGAATTTAGAACAAGGGTTATGGTGGTTTAACAAGGCCAGGGTTTCGGTTTGTGGGTTTCAACCCAATACTTCTACTCTGGTGCTTGTGATTCAAGCCTGTCGTCGGCTTAGAGATAAATATGAAGGACTGAAAGTACATGGTTACGTGATTCGAGGCGGGTTTTGTTATATATCTTCAGTTCAGAACTCATTGTTGAGTCTGTATGCAGAAGATGATGACATGGAGAGTGCGCACAAGCTGTTCGACGAAATGTCTGAGAGAGATGTCATCTCTTGGAGTGTGATGATAGGAGGTCATGTGCATTGCGTGGAAGCTGAAATCGGCATGAAGATGTTCCGAAAGATGGTATGTGAGCTTGGAGTTGAACCAGATGGCGTAACTGCGGTCAGTGTTCTTAAAGGGTGCGCTAGTTTGAGGGACTTGACCATGGGAACATCGCTCCATGGGTTGGTAATCTATAGAGGGTTAGATTCTGATCTGTTTGTTGGAAACTCTTTAATTGATATGTATGCCAAGTGTAGTGATGCGGATTCTGCCTTTAAAGTTTTTGAGGAGTTGCCGCAAAGAAATAGGGTCTCATGGAATTCTATGTTGTCTGCATTTGTCCATAATGAAAGGTACATGGATGCCCTGTCACTGTTTTATTCTATGGGGAAGGAAGGTATCAACGCAGATGAAGTGACTCTGGTGAATATTCTTCAAATATGCAAGCATTTGCGCCTAGTTGATTGCAAGTCGGTGCACTGTGTAACAATCAGGTGGGGATTTGAATCAAATGAGTTGCTCCTAAATTCGCTCATTGATGCTTATGCAAAGTGCAATTGTATCGAGCTTGCATGGAAACTTTTTGATAGGATGAAGAAAAGAGATGTGGTTTCGTGGAGCACTATGATTGCAGGGTTTACGCATTGTGGCAGACCTGATCAAGCAATTGCTGTCTTCGGTGAGATGACAAGGCTGCAGGTGCAGGATGATCAGAAGCCCAATGAGATTACACTCATAAATCTTTTGGAAGCTTGTTCAGTTTCAGCTGAATTGAAATGGGCCAAAGGGGCACATGGAATTGCTATTCGAAGAGGTTTGTCAACTGCAGATCAAGTAGCCGTCGGAACTGCAACTGTTGACATGTACTCGAAATGCGGGGCAATAGGAGAATCAAGAAAGGTGTTCGACCAGATTTCCGAAAAAAACATTGTGTCATGGAGTGCCATGATAGCTGCATATGGCATGAATGGTCTTGCACATGAAGCTCTAGCTTTGGTTGAGGAAATGAAGCTGTATGGTGCAAAGCCAAATGCAGTGACCACCCTTTCTATGCTATCTGCCTGCAGCCATGGAGGCTTAGTTGAAGAAGGGCTCTCCTTGTTCAACTCACTTGTTCAAGTTTATGGAATTGAACCAAGATTGGAACATTATGCATGTGTAGTTGACATGTTGGGCCGAGCAGGAAAGCTCCATATGGCTATGGATTTTATCAAGAACATTCCAGAAGGTTTAAAGGTCACTGGGGAAAATGCTGCTTGGAGTGCATTATTGAGTGCTTGTAGAAGCTATGGCAATAGTGACGTTGGCGCAGTAGCTGCTTCTCATGTCCTTGAGTTAGAGCCTGAAAGTTCAACTGGGTATTTACTTGCCTCAAGTATTTATGCAGCAGGTGGGTTGTGGGTTGATGCTGCAAGTATTAGAAGAATGGTGAAAGAAAAAGAGGTGAAGGTTGTTGCTGGTTATAGCTTAGTTTATGTTGATAACAAGGCATGTAGATTTGTTGCTGGGGATATTGATTGCCATTCACTAGCTGCTGGAGAGATGCACTCTACAGTTGAGCTGTTGCATGCTTGTATGAAGACTGAAAAGAGAAATGCTGGTAATTTTGATATAATTGATTAG